The Biomphalaria glabrata chromosome 6, xgBioGlab47.1, whole genome shotgun sequence genomic interval ataaattgagcAGTACAAATTGATAGCAGTttcatatatattattaactgaATATGCTAATGCAAATGATTTTAAACTTGTCTTCAAAAAATTCCTTAAAAAATTTTCCTTGACAAGCTTATGTTTTACTGGACATAAGAAAAATTACATTGACAATGATATGTTTTACTGGACATGAACAAAGTTCCCTTGACAAGCATATAttcatataaaataaataaatctttgtgTAAAAAATACCACTTGACAAGCTTTATTTATTTGAGTTGTTGTTAttagtttttgttgtttcttcagaacACAAAAATCTATGggaaagagattttaaaatatgttcctCTGATTGGCTGGGCATGGTACTTCACCGAGAGCATTTTCCTCAAACGACAGTGGGACCATGACAAAAGAGTTATTGAGCATGATCTAAAACAAGCTACAGATTATCCTGAAGGATATTATGTTACTGTGAGTGCTACAAAGTTGTATCGCTACTCTCATCATTTCACATTCATAAATCTGGAAGTTTTCAGTTATTGTGTTTTCCTGTTAGAATGTTTAGATGCTAcagtaaaatttttaaaatgattttttacctCACTAATTCTTGTactaagtaataaaatatatatatatatataaatatactcattgttttaaatgtaattatatttttgataaaaaaaaaatcattgttttgTACCCAGCTGTTGCTGTTCCCAGAGGGCACAAGATTCACTGAAGAAAAACAGAAAGCCAGTGAGGAGGTATGTAGAGCTAAAGGTTACCCAATCTTGAAGCATGTCTTATTGCCGAGGCCGAAGGGTTTTATCATCACAATTCACGGGCTGAGAGGCCAATGTAAGtttcttataaaataattacaaataaataattaataagtagctAGAAAGATAAAAGTCTGAACTTGTTGCTGCATTTTTCATATGGCCAGTAGAtctttagattataatttgatAGTTATTACTTTGTGATCATCTTTCTCATTGACAATACTTTGTtaataaatcattaaatttttttaaaaatttgttcttTCCATTAACAATTTAGTTTCATGATGATTATTAGATTTGATAATCCTCAGTTCCAACTATTTTGAATTGTACTGTTGCTTTCTCAAAAAATGGACCAGCTCCAACTTTGATGAATATTCTTCAAGGAAAGCCGATGTTGGCACATTTTTATGCAGAGTGAGGAAAAACTTTTTATTATCACAAGGTTTTATTGAAGTTTTACTTAGAGCAGAATTTGAATTTTATATAtgtaacattttcatttttaaatttaatggtTGTTACAGTTCTGAAAttgaagcaaaataaaaaaaaatcctttttaaaaaaaaataaaccatatCTAGGGAAAGAACTCTGCACTTACTCTCTCAGTAATGttaaagttatttctcttattctatattaaataaaataattaattaccaataatggAATGACTAATggttaattttacaaaattggTTCATCTTTtgttaggtataataaataattgtttaaagtttcaaacttgatccgagaatgtgtgtttaattttataaagggacaaaaccctacatatttagctgtATCTGTGaaaactgaaggattaattttccttaatggtttacaaaaaataaatagttacCAGCAATTGATTAACTgatgggttaatttttttattttgattttgtcttgtctatgccaataaataattgtgcaaagtttcaacttgatctgagaatgggtttgggagaataatgttgtttttttttaccagacagagtgagttgatataagctttgtaaaatagtaGATAAATAGTTCATAGAACATCTGACAACCTGATTACATTCCAATCTGAACTGCTAGTTTTAGAATCTCACATTGAACATTTTAGGTCACATCACCTCTATGCTGCAAAAGCTTAGAAGAGTCTATTATTTAATGTGGtgtctttttaaagaaacattataCATCTCAAAGCCAGACTTGTTtgataatttttgaaaatgtatttgtatttgtgcAGGAGAATCCCATTAGACAGTGTTCCAATAGAGACAGATGAAGCTTGCGCTCAATGGCTTAGGGAGTTGTTCAAAAAGAAAGTGAGATACAactttatgaattttttttttcataattttaatTACCAAAAGAAATGTCCTAGACAGTTTCTTTTATCTAACTTTGATGTCATTGCAATGGCTTAATCAGCAGTCTTGAATCCAGACCTCAATTCAGAGATTCAGTATTGAACTAataaatgaagaagaagaactaacaaatattttcaatttattttgaaaGGTTTATTTCAAGTGAACTATTGTTAGGGCTGTTCTAGTATAAAATCAAGTATCAAAATTCTCTTCTATTTCAAAGCTACTTCTTGctgtagtttgttttgttaggtTTACAAGTTTGTAGTCAAATAATATGAGCAAAcatttatctattttattttatactagacatatgttaacCACGACctgcgggtctttatttgcgcattactttcgatatagtcattgagagtgttttgtaaacaattaaacgaaataataatgtaataagtaaagcgaatgtgtcaatgtaaaaatagtgtgaatgaagctatcaaattaaaatagctaataggcttgaatccatttttttttcaaattaaaacatttgcttgtaggcctacatatatttgattaaaatttgagatgaatagactaaattttgtatgttcatgtgtataaagtataaagtagatcttgaggtagacatagatctaaatctacactaatctagagttaaaaattggcttttatagagttcattctgtgctccgcaagcgtgaactttttttcatgaatgaatataggcctatctcaacacggctacgcagctttagcgaacagcggacgaatgtattaaaaatgctttagaaaaacaaatttgaatgttaatttgattaaaatatgaaatgaatggacaataattagtatgtttatgtgtaaaagcataaaactatctttgcgaaaagaagttttatcatcttagagttcaataagagttttagacctaggcctaggaatagactcagtagagagatgtgttaatgcgtaaccatttggtaatgtctaatgaaataatgttcgccatgaaatctgtagtcacagatatcaggaactaattaatgtaaaaaatgcttttggataatctagtggattggatttagatgtatgttaaacgtagctaatgatcctttcacgttatttctctttcgctacggaaataaaattagttttgcgaaaatgggtttacccgaagtcgacacattcttatctattaaaaacgaaaagagcgatagctttgttaaatgaatgggattataaagtgaacaattaaacgaaataatgtttagtacgcgattcatgaattaatatagatctaggcctatctcaactcggcttcgcagctttcgtaaacgaatgtagctttagaaaaccaaatttgaatgtttatttgatcaaaatatgaaatgaatggactttaattaatatgtttatgtgttaaagtataaaactatctgtgcgaagagaagttttatcatcttagagttgaattagagttttagatctagggatgggattataaagtaaacaattaaacgaattaatatttagtacgcgattcattagggaattgtctaatgaaagaatgttcgtcaggaaatctgcaatcacagatataaggaactaattaatgtaaaaaatgcttttgaaacacaaaattgatggttaattttattatataatgaaatcaatggatcttcttttgtcttttcatgtgtaaaagtaaaaaactatctgcacaaagtgtatttcttaaaattagatctaggtctaaatcctttctatcttttctcatgtcaacattgtagacatggcctagatccataaaatactatagctgtaatagagttggacaactttattttttttagggtcttaagtttgttttagggctacaatacatacactacggtataagttagtacccaaggaacattcctgcctagttttatcaagattggtcaagcggttttgatgtctataagtaacatacatacatacatacacctcacattctactttataatatagatattttatatattaaaactattgtttttttAGCAGTAaccatttttaaatttaaattttctacACCCAGTTTAGAAAAGTCTATTGCATTTCTTTCCTTCAATAGACAGATTCACAACAGCtgcttttaaaattaatgtaaagattaaatgtttataaattgGTTGAAAAGCTTAGaactatgtaaatattaaactgttgtaaataatttttatctttTGTGATTATTAGCTCTTTATATTTGATCTAAAGCtgacttttaaaaattgtaaatagcTAATCTTATGCCTAAGTTTAAGCAGCCATTTTGTATGAGCAATATAGTAATGATTCTGTCATAGTTTGTCTTATAAAAGTAAGAGGCAAGGCTTGTGGGCTGACATTTGATATTGATCTCTTTGTGTCATTTGCAACTTGGCAGCAAATGAAAACTATTTGTGCCATTGGGCTATAACGTACTAATTGAGGTTGTCATTCATGTTTTTGTAGAAATGTCTGGAAATTCTTTTTAGAGAATAGAAACAAATTccataatttttaatttcagttagTAATTCTTATTTCATTCATTCTGGCAACAGATTTAACTGGTTGAAAATGTGTTCATTTTTCAcctttaaaaatctattttattgtcTCCAACTTTTCCCACATTGCTGTATATGGACCATGGTTAAAACACATCCTATGTTGTGTTGGGCCCTAGTGAATTTCTAATTTAAACCCGgtgtatttataaaataacCTGTTTAGAAAACTCAGAAAACTAATTAGGAAGCAAATGCTGACTAGAGATATCTGTCAGCGGGTTTTGCTCATGAAAATGAATGCTGCCTGTATGCAATGGTAGTGTGCTGTGGCCTGTACATGCTAAGATCTACTTAATCTActttgaattattattattatgataccagttctttttttaatatttgaaggTTTGAACATTTTCTATCATTTTCCAAtccaaaattgtcatttttctttaatattgaaTATATGCAGTTTTAGTACAATAATGTTTAGTCCATCTTTTAAAGATAGATCAGTGACTTCTGTGGCATTACTGTTTCTGTAAATCTGTCCTCCTGTCATGTATAGATCTCATCAActtaaattgcttttgaaaatgtGATCATGTTTGAAATAGGTGCTAGTTTAGTCTTCTAAAGTGtgctcttttgttttaaaactaagcATGCTTAATTTGATATGTTCATACatattcattggcctccttcagtcacatAGTAGCTATGGTCCACAATGTTGTCTTCTATACCTATTGAAAAACAAGAGGAAAGCTTCAGTTGGCACTATGCATTGTCTGAACAGTCATGTCTTTGCTTTACCCATCTCCCTGTTGTTTCCAATATTTTCATAGGTACAATAGCTACTTAGGATGGTCTGAAAGTGTGCACTAATTGCATTACCAATGAAAAATGTGTTGATGTTAGAATATTTAGATGCCCATAACTaaatcaatatatatttatttaatgtttgattCAAATAAAGCTCATTTGATGTTTTATTAACTGAATACATTTACAGGATGACATGTATGAAGAATTCCTTAATACTGAAACATTTCCTGGCCCAACACATAACATACCTAGACGTATCAATGACCTTCTGATGTGGAGTTTTTGGGCTGTAGTCACATGTGTTCCCTTGTTCTATTACCTTGGGAGCTTGTTTATAGCAGGAACTTTTACACAGCAAATCATTGCAATAGTAGTGGGAATAATATGTGAGTAACTATAGAAGTTAATGACATTCTAAATATCCTAGTTTAATTGAAGGCATTAATGTGGAAGCTGcaaatttttgttattgatcatgacatttgtatagaaaatctTTCAATGTAATCTTGCTTCAGTTTTTGAAATACAATACAATTCCAAATTTAACTTGCCAGCGTTCACAGACACTAAAAGTCTCAGAGGCCTTGAAAGAAAAGGCCACAATTAGTTAAACAAAAATCCTTGCATGCACTTTACTAATATTGATACCAAGATTAGAGATGTAACTTCTTTTAGACTGTAGAGTTTGAAACAACAACTTTGAGCACATGAATTCCTCTATCCCCTTTTATGTTTATAGCTGTATtgtttcatcatttttttcaaatgtttggtTCATGCAATGTTTattgtcattcaatatgttTCAATGTGAATTTCAGTGACATTTGTGGTGCGCTTAATGATTGGGGTGACAGAAATACATAAAGGATCAGAATATGGGAGATCTGTGAATACACTGGACAACAGGAAGTCAGAGTGAAGAAAACTTATCTCTTTTGATGTAGatttatacctttttttttcttacttaaaaTGTAACTTCTGGAACATTTTTGttctgttaaaatatttttttttctatattaagtCTTTGATAATGTGaaattataaagtttatatGGTTTAGTGTTCAGAAACTCTTGACATCTTTTCAATCAGCCCCAGTCCTTTATTTAGAAGAGATAATTTTAAAGactgtttcaaaactaaagtAAAAGCCGactttaacaataataattctAACAACAAGATCCAGCTTTTTTGTCTAGTTTAACATTCAAGTGGGAAGCTGACAAAGATAATAGCTGATTCTTGGTTTAATGATGGCTGGTGACTAACAAGCTTTTTGAGTTAttataaattgaattattttgtCTCAGCACTAGGGCATTATTGTAAATTAATATTGTTAAATGTAGTCTCAGGATTCAATCTAGAAGGAAAACCATTATCATTTACATCCCTTGCACTCCAGTTTGCAAtgcatttaaaattgtttgtaaTAGTTATAAAAGACAATGTAGGGGAAACAAATTTGTCCTCTTTTTATTTATCCCAAGATTTTGTTGTAAACCCTTTGGTTGTATCAGTGCTCATTGGAAATGTCGGaccaattttgtttgttttttttattgtttttatattagtGATTGCtgtatatagttttctttctcaaGATTGTTACTCTATTTGAAGTCTTGACTTAGAATAAGAGTACATTAAAGCCAACAAAAACACTAGGATACTAGAGCATGGAAACAAACTCTCCTTACTCTCTTGCGTGACTACTATCAGTGGTTGTTGTTGAACTTCAGCTAATTGCCTTATTTTCTTGCATCTAAATGACAGCTATACTTGTGATGTTTGCTACTCTCTTTGGTTAGAGCACAGATTTGTTATACATATTTCATTGTTGTCAATTGTTTGCAGACACTGTTATCTCCCTTTCCATTGTGTTGTTGTAcactttttgtctttttattttttgttagcaCTGTCTTGAACAAGCTTTAGATTGTCTAGACCTTGTGATTTCAATCTGTTCCTGTCAAATGAATTGAGCAGTTCAAGTATTGAGATTGGAACGTAGGGTAAAATGTGTCTACTTGATTATGAAATTTGAGACATTTTGATCATCTGTTGactgaaaacatttttctttggcAAGTAGTGGAAGTTATTGCTCATTTTTAGCCTTCAatccaaagatattttttttctttaaaatgttatcttttgttttataataattttatttctggACTTTGTGGTTAGGTTTAAGCCACAGGTTGACAAAATCCATGATTTTAATGTTGTATTGTACATTCTATTATGGCCAATACAATGATATATgtgtaaataatatataatatccaaatgtgtatatatgtaaatGTACAGCTTGTAGTTTGGTGTAGTCTAGCTGTTCTGTTGTTGCTTTGAAATATGAGATTAGTTGATGTTATGAAGCAACACATCACATGAGATAACACATTTACAAAATGGCAGGaagaatattgtttttttttttgtttaaatgcaaTTTAATATGAGTTTTGGTTGTTGTGTTGTTTAGGGTGAATTTTCTTTAACATAC includes:
- the LOC106058685 gene encoding 1-acyl-sn-glycerol-3-phosphate acyltransferase delta-like, with amino-acid sequence MGLIQQLKGTLVSQLLLGYIFVMSGLAVTFLMLCSCVIWPFNRHLYRKINVHLAYAHWSQFTFLGQWWAGCKVILYASDEDVKYIGKEHILTIMNHKFDIDWLMAWILAERLQMLGNTKIYGKEILKYVPLIGWAWYFTESIFLKRQWDHDKRVIEHDLKQATDYPEGYYVTLLLFPEGTRFTEEKQKASEEVCRAKGYPILKHVLLPRPKGFIITIHGLRGQFPTILNCTVAFSKNGPAPTLMNILQGKPMLAHFYAERIPLDSVPIETDEACAQWLRELFKKKDDMYEEFLNTETFPGPTHNIPRRINDLLMWSFWAVVTCVPLFYYLGSLFIAGTFTQQIIAIVVGIILTFVVRLMIGVTEIHKGSEYGRSVNTLDNRKSE